In a single window of the Equus quagga isolate Etosha38 chromosome 7, UCLA_HA_Equagga_1.0, whole genome shotgun sequence genome:
- the PERCC1 gene encoding protein PERCC1, with amino-acid sequence MAAGVIQPLCDFLLPLPSHGPFPPSDPEPPDTSEEEEEEEEEEQEEQEELEVEGPGARSPAPQSSGWASTAPEVAPLDPSGPETPLRLLQFSRLISSDIQRYFGRKDRGQDPDACDIYANGRLVGSSAGELYCADLVRLAQGGPPDDSVAAEPRVRLPGGPQGQVRGPGLGGARAQPLGPLAELFDYGLRQYPGPRAWAGRRLRLEQKYGHITPMTQRKLPPSFWKEPAPSPLGLLHPGTPDFSDLLASWSAEAGPELPGGGAQAPEGVQLAEA; translated from the coding sequence ATGGCCGCAGGCGTGATCCAGCCGCTCTGTGACTTCCTGCTGCCCCTGCCATCCCATGGGCCCTTCCCGCCCTCAGACCCAGAGCCCCCAGACacttcagaggaggaggaggaggaggaggaggaggagcaggaggagcaggaggagctggaggttgAGGGGCCAGGGGCCCGCAGCCCAGCCCCCCAGAGTTCAGGTTGGGCCTCAACTGCCCCAGAAGTGGCCCCTCTGGATCCGAGCGGCCCCGAGACGCCGCTGCGGCTGCTGCAGTTTTCCAGGCTCATCAGCAGTGACATCCAGCGCTACTTCGGCCGCAAGGACAGGGGACAGGACCCAGATGCCTGTGACATCTACGCCAATGGCCGCCTGGTGGGCAGCTCAGCCGGGGAGCTGTACTGTGCCGACCTGGTGCGCCTGGCCCAGGGTGGGCCCCCTGATGACAGCGTGGCTGCCGAGCCCAGGGTCCGCTTGCCCGGGGGTCCCCAGGGGCAGGTGCGGGGGCCGGGCCTCGGTGGGGCCAGGGCACAGCCGCTGGGGCCCCTGGCAGAGCTCTTCGACTATGGGCTGCGGCAGTACCCGGGGCCCCGGGCATGGGCTGGCCGCCGGCTGCGGCTGGAGCAGAAGTACGGCCACATCACCCCCATGACCCAGAGGAAGCTGCCCCCCTCCTTCTGGAAGGAGCCAGCGCCCAGCCCCCTGGGCCTGCTCCACCCAGGCACACCAGACTTCAGCGACCTGCTGGCCAGCTGGTCAGCGGAGGCCGGCCCCGAGCTGCCGGGTGGAGGTGCCCAGGCCCCAGAGGGGGTGCAGCTGGCCGAAGCCTAG